The region TGtagggttaaaatgtaattttagggtaaattgttaaaacagtcacttttgtttatctcaggttatattttagccatttatgtttgaaatgttacattttagttacttacgttatcaagttgtaacattttagtcactgagccgttaattgttgttaacggTGTAACAGAAAGCTGActtggcacgttaaatcatcatttcaaacaaaaattttaggttaatttatacaattagcctccatttttttttgttttgagtaatttatttttttcttttatgtcttttaactttcttttttttttctttattttccatacTCTTCTGTTTTCCTCCATTCTCCATTCCTTTTAACgtgatttttctatgttttccattggTTAAAActaatccctatattttttttattttttgaacaatttaattttttcgagtgaggcgagcttgtggactagttttaacaaatgaaaaacatagaaaaactacattaaaagaaataaagaaaagaggaaaacagagggagaagcataagagaatggaaaataaagaaaaaaataaattgctcaaaatgaaaaaaatataggggccgatgtataatttaaactaaaattttcatttgaaatgataatttaatgtgCCACCTCAGTTTTCCGTTACACCGTTAATGAcaattaacgactcagtgactaaaatgttacaacataataacgtaagtgactaaaacgtaacatttcaaacataaatgactaaaatataacctgagttaaaaaaagtgattattttgatagtttacccgtAATTTTATCATATTAGTAATTTGTAATAtcataaattttggaaaaaaaaaactaattgataaatttaccatttttgagAGGTTAAGATATTTCCTTGCCCCTTTTCTTCCGACTCCACTCGAACGGgagaaaaaaatcattataaatatagaaaattaaTGAAATctataaaaactaataaaattaggATAAATGATATACTGTTGATGTGCTTAGCTGATATCGTTACACGTGTTTATGACTTTAAAACCAATCACCTTAATCCAACGGCTCATGATCATTCAAGGCATACTTTGGTGTAAATCAACGGCTAATTTAGCCATGAGCACTAACTAAACATTTTGGTGTATCTCCAAATCATCACCTCATCCTTTATTGGTTCAATTGCAATTATAGGCTCCACTTTTTCCAACTTTAGTGATTATGCTTAACCACATATTTAaacgttttacaaattagtctatACTCCCATTAATGAATCGTATTTTACTCTTGATTTTTCGTTAATTAAAGGAGAGAAGGAAAGGAATTAGAGAAAAAAATTGGTAAAAGAACCTCTTTAGTcccttttaattttgatattgagcAAATGAACCTTTCTCAGAAAGAAAAcgatgcaatttagtccctattaatttcaaaagtgagcaactaaTAACAATTAATCACAACGTGCACTTTTTCCATCAATTTATCTcacttttgattggtataataataaattcaacctTCAatgtttataaattatgtcaCTTGGGTctttattctaaaaaattcaacaaatttaaccgtTATTGGATATCAACAAATTTAGAGTCAAGACCAATctgatagaatatgtaaataataagaaccaaatttgttgaattttttagaattataataaaattgacaaaatatttaaacattgAGGGCTATTATCCCAAtcaaaattatatgaattttttatgtgTGCATATTTTgacatgtatgtgtatgtgtatatgtataatgtttatatttttttatttcgtgttttaattattatttttaattttttttttgttgtattGCGTACATAATGTTTcgtaatgatttgattttaacataaaattgtttacgtaagtttttaaaatataattttttatataattaaagtaTTATCCATAGTCGCTATGGTTCATAAAGGCAAATCCTTTCAATGTTCGTAATTATCCTTGCCAACAACATCATTTTACAGTGCATCTAAAGGATTAGATATGCACATCCATTTACAGACCAAATTTGTGTTTTGTACTTGattggttttcaaattttcattttattttattttaaggaatAATATTTGATGCGCAGTCTCATGTATAATTATTGAATAATAACATGacaaattatcattaaataaaataaaaaattgtaggGGACTTACAAATAAACAccgataattttatttaaacgtAAATAAATACTTATTAATAATAACTATTAGAATAAATATCAATAATTCTTGAATTTATGATTTAGGGTCTTGGATTTacaattttagtatttatttatgagtaattattattttattatatttaaataaagttattagtatttatttgtaAGTTCGTCactatttttttgttattgttcATTAATGGCGCGACTATGTATAAAATATTCTCcataattcttaaataataaacaacactCACTTGAAAAAAGTGGTTGCAAAAAGGAATAAAAATGATGAAGGTGTTGGGTGATGATTGGAATCTTATTTTTTGTCAATCAATTTCTAGAAATCTAGtatctttaaatttaaattatttaattaattcatttaattatgaCTAAAAATAAGTATCGGGAATCAAACATATATCGATTTAACTAGCCATTAACGTAGTGATAAATAGCTGCTTGTATTATGTAAGTCCTTATAAATATCAAGTCTCGTGTTCAAATTTAGACAACCACTTTCTTTTCCCTTTGATAAAAAAGAAAGCatgtattgaaaataaattttcaagtaCACATACGTCAAATATGATTTTTTGTACAATTATAAAACTGTTGATACAAATTAAAGGGCTGTGAATCTTGTGGTGATTTCTAACCGTTTACCCTGTGAGTACAAAGCCGTGAGAAGGTTGATATGGTCAGCATGTGAATGTCAAGAAAGGATTAGATATAAGAGAAAAGATTTTAAAGTTACCGGGAAAAGAGTGTCTTAGCTCTATTCTTGGTTTCGATAAGCCTTTAAGAGGTTGTTTTTGACATATCACCCTTATATTGGTTTCAGATTCTTTGGAATTTAGCTTAGTGTTATCTTGTTGTTGTAGGTATGTTCCATCATATCTGAAGAACGAATACACGTGATGTGTaaatgaaaaatgtcatgtttgtaTCAAGTGTGCGGTGCATCTTAACTTCCAAGGCCACATGTATGTAAATTGAACTCACAAGATATAAATAGGACGAGGCCCACCCTTCCCCCAAAATTACAAATTATCAATATAGcctcttgaaaattttaaaattgtaaattaatttaATGGTAAAAATACACTTTAACATCCTCAAAGAcgaaaaaaatgtaatttaattcttttaaaattgtaaattatatactttttgaactttaaaatttataatttaattttgactaaGATAAACTTTTgtataacaaaaatatatttaacatgattggttaactttaaaactaaatatctATAATATAGcaacaaattagaaaacaaaaaaatttccaaaaacatATCATATTTAAAAATGGAGATTGGATTCACAAAAATGTGACATAGGTTGCCTTAATGGGGTGCATAAATGAATGCTACAAAGTGACACTGAGGAACCTGAATATCCccttggaataaaataaaattgaatttaagaAATAAGGGGTTTCATTTGCATGAGTGATGAGTTGACAGGCTGAGCAATAGGGTAGTAGGGAGGTGCACTAGGCAGCCACGCGCGTTGGTTATCAAAGGACCCACAATTCAGACTATCATGCGCCTGCCTGCctgtttttcaattttatttttattcatataaatttgtCTGCCTAATCCTTTGAGAAATCATTATTGTCCTCAAAGTGAAAGTTTTTGGACCGGTTAAATCAGGTACCCATCCGTGCATGACCCAAATCTTTTTTTCAGGGAAATGTCCCTCACTTGGCATGGCTATTCTTCCCAACATGCCCTTTTCCCCTTTCTTTTACATTACCCTTGCAGTTAATTAAATGCTTTTAATGAAAAATGTcgtgtttttgttaattttgaatgtctaataatgttaaaagtaacggtaaaaaagtagataaatttcATATGAAGTTTATTCAACAATTCAATCGTAAGTTAAATTTTTATTCCGAAAGGTAAACTCAAATGAAACATTGCAAACATTAGGTATCGCATTGATACAAGGTTTGCTCTCTTAATCACAAGTAGTATGTTGCCATTGAAGCAAGGGCTTCAGCTGTTAATATAGAAGATGAGTGAATTAGTGTGTTGGCTCCATTAGCTATACGTCCTTGATTGCTCGACTCAAGGAGGAGGGGTTGTTGTGAAGAAATGCGAGCATCATTTGAAAGCTTCTTCCCAAATCTAAATTggatccttttattttctttcaaaaatgacGGTATAACGAATCTTCCAAATCTCTCAACAAATATAAGTAATGATATTTGtaaaatacatttaaataatataatataataatacatatgatattcaaataatctaataaaattttaaataccttttaaataattaaataaaaatattttaataatttcaaaaggcaaaagttaaaaataaaaaacatttcaatctcaatttttGCATTGGgaacaatattttaaatttcaaaaaccaAGTTTTTAACATCACTTCTGAATTTAAAAAGCATTTTTAAGCTAATTAAGTATTAGTTTGATTGGCATGAATATTGTTATCAATACAAGAGGATGTGGGTGTTCGAGTGTGTTGAAgtatattatctttttttttatttttgggttgggGAGGGGTTTTGGATAGTTCTAgacattatgtaaaaaaaaatgaaaagttaaaatatttattttagatatgatgctgaaaagtaaaaaataaattaatttaaaaaattttaatatagtgatatttgtaaataatatttaaataatttgacaTAACAAtacattatatttaaaataaatatttaacataatgattacataaaatataaatttatttaattatttaatttttttaaataattaatataaataaaaatattttgataatttcactTCAAAAAGTAAAATCCGAAAGCTACGAGCATCTAAATCTCATCTTTTGTATTTGAgcttttccataattaatttgACCTCAAAAGTTATGTATTTATTGatgtatattttaaaagttaatataATAAAAGGTTCGAGGACAAAGACGAGTGTGTTCAACTCTAGTTCATTGCGAGGAACAAAAGTTAAGTGCCAATGCTATTATGTATTAGATTGTTATATCAATAGCTTTAAAGAGGAAAGACTTATTAGTGAGAGTATTCATGAATATACGGGAGCAAAACTAAAATAGTCTAAGAATTGGTTAAGTTTGAATCATAACTTATATTAAAAGTTTATGGTTCATTTCTCACTGAATAAGATCTCATAAACACATAATGATGAACCGAAATTGTGTAAACATATCTTTGTGCTTAACTGTTTTTTATTTGTTACACTTATTCTTTCTCGAATTACAATCAAATGACTAATCACTCAACAATTATAATAAAAGGAAACACTTTATTTCTCTTCTTAATTTTTCTAAGACAAAGCAATTAggataaaaaaaaagggaaattgagcTTAGGGTCTTTGTCTAATTGGTGCCAACATTGGGAAAGCTAAAAATTCACCATATCACTACATGTACAATTTACGAAAAACAAGTACAACCGACATAAAATACATACTTCCTTTAAAGGTCCTCAACTACTTATGGCAACTTTATACTGTGAAACCCCTCCACTGAGaaaattattgaaaatgaaatttagaaagaaaaaaaaaactgaaattagTAGAGAGAATTAAAGAGAAGGATAAATAAAGGGCACGagacaagaaaagaaagaagggtCTATCTGTGTCTAATGAGATTGTTGACCATATGCTCCACTCAACCCTCCTCAGTCCTCACCATATTCCCATTTGCTTCCATGGGATTTTGGTTTTGGAAGCTTTTGGATAATTACATCTCAAAAGTACATCTCCAATTCTCCATCCATATTCGATTTCAAAgtatcaaatataaatatgtgttGATGTGTGAAATCGGTAAAAAAAAATACAGAATTGATGATGGTAGCTCATTCTAATTGAGGTGGAGAGTCCTGTCTCTCACGTTTAGgtacttatattattattattcacaGGCTCAATACTAACATCTCTCTTGAACTTTGTAGGCATGTATCTTCACCATGAAGGTTGGAGACAAAACCCTAATACAGTAACGATACCTTTGATTGTTGGAGATCCAAGTCAGCTGCTCGAAAAAAACCGATCACCCCCTCAACAATATCAGATATAAGTATGCGTTGaacaataatatatttaattctttttcgagaataattaaaatcaaagatttgatGACATTAATAGTAGAAAGAATTTTCCACCGTGAAGcttttctttttgatttcttttgGGTGATTGTTGTTTTGTTTGGGGCAAGAGTGGTGTATGTATGTACATATTTCGAAAgagaaaagttaaaaggaaagTGCTCCACAAAAGGACTGTTGGACGTTTGTTACTACTATTACacgtaaatatatatacacaattactTGGACTATCTGTCTCAATAAAAAAGCATTAGCCTTTCAAAATAAAGATAGTAAGGTATGGACTCAAAAGTCTTCCAAATTTCAACAGGTTCCTTCTATGTGCTCAATTCAAGTTGCCTTATATAGGACATTTTcctatataaaaaaagttaaaaaatttaggaTTGAACATCAAGTTAAATTTCGATTTTGATCTTACAAGCAACTTGAGAATTAAATATATCTGTGTACATCTCAACTTACACTTGGATTTTTCATTAAAGCTACCAACACCATATGTCATAGTCTTGTAAAGAGAGAAAAGTCTGGCAATTAAGAAACTCTTTGCCTCTTTAAATATGTCATATCTAGAACATCTTGGACCATATAGTAagccactatatatatatatttatattagtttGCCCACCTATTTTCTGTAGCGTTTTTCATATAATTGATCTAAACACTGATTATGGTTGCCAACAGATATTTGATGGGTGTTGACACTTCAAATGAAAATCTTTTTATCTACTTAAGTGGTTTAAGTAGGATtcattaaagtttttattttgggttttaggtttttttttggttGCCATTGAGATATTGTAATTAATTAAGATAGTATTTGTTATATCCGCAATGAAAAAATATCTATAAATTAGAGAAACGTAAAATAAAGTGTATTCAAAAGAGTTTATATTGGATGAAAAGCATTTgaataaaacttgaattctaaAACATTCCGACTTCTAATACTTTAAAAGGAAATGGGTTTAATTTTGTTGAATGCCCATTTCTTCCCCTTTTGCTTTCTTTGGCCAAAACATTGTACCCAAATCAAAAATAATTGTACTCCCCACAAATGCAAACTCCCCTCTCTTTGTCATGTAAATCATCTGAAAAATGATTATCCACAACACAAATTGCATTTCCTCCGTTTATGTATGTGGGAAAAGTTCaatcatgcatatatatacatgcatgtgATGTGTTAGTAAACATGGTATAAGTACCATTTTCTATATGTGCATAAACATTATGTTTTTTTGAGTCTGATATGCACTCATCAATACATGATGTTTGCATGATATTGATTCAAGTCAAAAAAGAACTAAGCTTTTAAGTAATCTTCACACTGTTCCTATTAAATTTGCAAGAGTGGGAGTGGGTCCATCTCAACTTTTTTCCATGTCTATAAGAACCTCTTCTCCTCCAACAAGAGCTTATTAGGTGTTTCATTTTCTCCTCCAAGATTTAGTGCCTTATTTTTGTTCTAAATCATGCAGCCTAGTGAAATTTCAGGTCTGCAATACATAGTTCCTTCAAATCCATCCCCCTATTCAGTACCGGCATTCGAGTTGAGCCGGTTCTCGAATCCCCTGCATAATCTCTATATCCCTCCTCAACTTCAAGAAATCATTAGTCCACATCCATCATGTATCAACAACTCAACCTCTGATGAGGCAGATGAGCAACAATTATGTGTGATTAATGAGAGAAAACAAAGGAGGATGATATCGAACAGGGAGTCAGCACGCCGGTCGCGTATGCGCAAACAAAGGCACCTTGACGAGCTCTGGTCGCAGGTTGTTTGGTTGAGGAACGAGAACCACCAGCTTATCGATAAGTTGAACCATGTGTCGGAGAGTCACGACAAggttgttgaagaaaatgttcaGCTGAAAGAGGAAGCCTCTCAACTACGTAGGATGCTGTCTGATGTGCAACTCACTAGCCCTTACTCACCTTTGACAGACCTGGAACATGCTCTAGCTGACAACTGAGTCCTAAAACATGTTCCAATcccaaaatttcatctattttgcTTGGATGATTAAGACAAGGCAATCACCATCCtatttttatttaccattttTCGAATTTGGTTCTTCTGTTAGGTGTATCAGTCTGTGTCTATTGCCACTGCCTTAGCTTTTAATGATGTACGAGAATTTAAGGCCATGGGAATAACATGTTTGagcatttcattttcatttaaacCTCTCTCATCATATAAAAATTACTCATACTAAACCTGGACCATAAAAAAGCTTGATCAGGGAAATTGTGTAAAACAAGGTGTGTCATGTGACAGAACTAAATATGTGAGGCCAGGTGCACTAGAAAAGGAGCCATAAGTGGTATGACGTGGGGGAAGAGTAGGACTGACATGACACAAAGAAAAAAGCGGCACCCCGTGTGGGTTCATCATTCAAAAGACTCGACTACCATAATGAGGAAAAACTACAGGATTTCTGCTTAATTACTTGCCATGCACTGTTCCTAgccattttttcttaatttttcacTTCTTAGGTAGGACCGTAACGCAATGTTTTGATTGTTATTTTGCGATATATATTCATTATTCACATAACCAAAATAAATGTGACAAGATCGAAAATACTTGCTGAAACATGCTTACATCAAAATTCAATTGTACTTGATACCCATCAAAGATTAatgcaattgaaaaaaaaaaaaaagaatccacATTGTTACTGCAGCACCACTCTTTCTTTTCACTATGAACAGAAGCCAAGGatctaaaaaaggaaaaaggtgaacTCAAAGCCTACAAAGGCAATCTGGGACCAAGTCCAAGATGCACCGGTCCGTTATGAGCGGGAAGTTTTTGCTGCTCTGTGAAACAAGCCTCACGCAGTGCCTTCGCCTCTAAGAGAACATGGAACGGACCCTGCCTGGAGGACGAGGGCCATCATCCTGTTACTCTGTTGTCCCACCCGGGCTGTAAGCTAACGCTGCTTAGCTCATCAGTTTCTCTCTTTTATAAAGTTCAATTATAAGAGGCACTCGGTGTGGGAattcaataaatatttttgaaggaAGGCAATGTTGTGCAGGCCGAAAGCAATTCGGTTCAAA is a window of Gossypium hirsutum isolate 1008001.06 chromosome D08, Gossypium_hirsutum_v2.1, whole genome shotgun sequence DNA encoding:
- the LOC107915528 gene encoding basic leucine zipper 43, giving the protein MQPSEISGLQYIVPSNPSPYSVPAFELSRFSNPLHNLYIPPQLQEIISPHPSCINNSTSDEADEQQLCVINERKQRRMISNRESARRSRMRKQRHLDELWSQVVWLRNENHQLIDKLNHVSESHDKVVEENVQLKEEASQLRRMLSDVQLTSPYSPLTDLEHALADN